The sequence AGGGCGGTTGCCGGGGTGATCAACGTCACGATCTAACCTAAGTTTGCCACTTTGGCTTCAGTCACCGGTCACAGCATCCACTACCGTGATCTAATTTTTCCAGATTGTCATCGGTTGTAAGCATAATTGCACCAATGGATTCAGCACATGCAAGATGCAGAACGTTCGCAGAATCGACAACCATTCCTACAAACGAAAAGTATCGCTCTGAGATCTTTTTGTGATGTGAGGATGACACCAGAATACCCGGTTGATACTTGCTCAGGGATCAGGGAAGGTGGCGATCAGAAATTTGGAGAAGAATCATTCTGCTATGTTTTCCCTGCTCGCTCCTTCATATTCATCAGAGGTTAGAGATCCATCCAATCAAGAGGAATGCCATACTTTTATGCATTCATGCTTGTAAGTATATGGTATCAGGGGTTTGATCATGGGAAAGATACAATTAACTGTAATAATATGGGAGGAAGAGGGATTATATGTCTCGAAATGCCCTGAAATCGAGGTTGCCAGTTGCGGAAATTCTCCACAGGAAGCCCTTGATAATATCCATGAGGCAATCAATCTTTACATAGAAAATGCACGGGCTCTTGGCATGATGGAAGAGATCGAATCGGCCCTCCGGGCCCGCCATAAATTTACCTCGATGATCGAGGTCGAGGCGTGACAAAACTCCCACTTCTGCCTTCAGAAGAGATCATCAAAAAATTGAAGAAGGCAGGGTTTACTATTGCACCAACCCAGGGGAAAGGGAGCCATACAGCACTGTATGCAGTAGGAGATGATGGAAGGAAACTATTGGTTATTGTCCCAAAGAACAACCCAATTCCTCGTGGCACACTAATATCCATTTTGAAACAGGCCGACCTGTAAAAAGAAGAGTTTATCTCACTCTGACCTTCCCTTACGACATACTGAATGTTTCTGCTCGCCTCAGCCATTCAGGAAGCGAGCTTATATCCAGGAAGTTAAAGAAACTGCCGGCCTATCTCTACAATTTTACCTAACCCGATATAGTATAATTTCTCCCTTGTCAAGCCCCATATCCAAAAGAAAAAAAGGCATTTCTTCTGCAAAACTAAAAATAGATCTAAGCCGGGAGTTACTGCTATGCAGTAGATCACACACACTCAATCCAATCGTCAGTTTGAACCCTCCTTTTCTTCTTCAGTTACTTTTACGCGAATTCGGTCTGTTCCTTTCGTTCATAACGATAGTCGTGTCAACACTCCGGGCATCCTGGACTTTCTGGGAGATGAAATGCCTGATGATCCGCACGATATCAAGTTGACCGTCTATCTCAAGGACTGAAAAGCGTTCGTGATGTTATAGAAACCATCTCTATGCACATAATGGCATTTACGTACATTTGTTATAATGTGCACATCCATAAATGCATTAAAGACATACACGGAGCTGTGTCTACCCGCAAGAGCGAGGCTGGGAGCAATCGGATCAAGCGTATTCCTGTGAAAGAGCCAACCTGGAGGAGGCTGCACGATCTGAAAGAAGCTGGCCAGAGTTATGATGAGCTGCTTTCTGTGATGATCCTGCGTGAGCGTGACTATCGCGATTGGAAGATGATCATCGGGATCGATCAGGCCGGCAGGTTTGTAGACTTCGACCCCGACGAGATAATGCGAGACAGGTAAATTCCCCAAACGATTCCATTCCGCTCCTGATTGTGCGAGGCTTTCGTAGTGGCATTACCTATCATACTTTATTCCATATACGAAGGTACAATGACGAAAGGCAACAAAAGGCATTCATTTTCCAGACAGAATCGTCGATCAGCTCCTGCCTGCCCCACCGGGCACCCTGTCCCAACAGCAGCCACTCTATTCTGTTTGTACTCCTGTTGCGTATGGAGGACCATACCCACAGGATCTATCAAGGTTATAACCGCTCCACCGAACGGATTTTTCCCATCTGTAACAGTTTAAGGAGCCGATCTGCAGCCTCCCGGACAACCGAAGAGAGGCCGACGGCCGGCTGGATCGTCTCTGGCTCAATCCCGATGAAGAGGAACCCGGGGATGTCAGGGGAGAGATAGGCGATCAGGTGCGAGAGCGGGAGCATATGGGTGCCGATGCTCGTATCATCGATCTTCTCCGGGGGGGTGATCCGGATGCTGCCTGCGAGAAGGCCCATTGCTGCTGCATCAACGATGACAAGCAGGAAGGGGCGGCACGGCGGATCGGGGCGGTGAAGTTCTCCGGTGCAGTGCCCCCGTTGTAGGCAGGGTGGATGTCAGCGATCGCCTCTGCAATATGACGGGCATTCTCTTCATTTGATAGAAGGGTATCGCTCAAACATGGGATGATCATCGCACTCCTGGTGCCCTGGTTCCTATTACTCCTCAAATCATGGGCAGTTGGTATTCTGGTGAAGAACGATAAATACATATATTAATAAATTAATATCAAATTCAAATGATATTGCCCCCTCGTCAAAGAGCAACCTTTCTTCTGCTTATTGCCCTTATCATTTCACCATCGGCAGCAGTGGCGATAGATGCTGAGGCATCAGAAATCTTCTTCAGGGGGAACCAGCTTTTTGATGCGGGTGAGTATGAAGCCGCCCTCGCATCATATGATGCAGTACTTCGAATTGATCGGGGATATGCCGAAGCATGGGCGAACCGGGGAGCTGCACTCTATCAACTCAATCGACATTCTGCTGCTTTACGATCGTTTTCCCGTGCTGTGGATCTTTCCCCGGATCTGGTGATCGCCTGGGAGGGGCTGGGTAACGTATGTGCAGCTCTTGATAATCCTGAAGAGGCGGCCGCATGTTACCGTGAGGTAATCACACTCGATCCTACCGCTGCGTCTGCCTGGGCGGCTCTTGGAGATGCCCTCCTCGAACTGGGGATGTATCAAGAGTCGCAACGGGCATATGAAGAAGCAATAGCACTCGACCGTTCATATGCCCGGATACCATTCCGGGATAAAGACAAAACAGTCAGGGTGGAAGAACTCACCA is a genomic window of Methanocalculus alkaliphilus containing:
- a CDS encoding type II toxin-antitoxin system HicA family toxin, translating into MTKLPLLPSEEIIKKLKKAGFTIAPTQGKGSHTALYAVGDDGRKLLVIVPKNNPIPRGTLISILKQADL
- a CDS encoding type II toxin-antitoxin system HicB family antitoxin; protein product: MGKIQLTVIIWEEEGLYVSKCPEIEVASCGNSPQEALDNIHEAINLYIENARALGMMEEIESALRARHKFTSMIEVEA
- a CDS encoding tetratricopeptide repeat protein, producing MILPPRQRATFLLLIALIISPSAAVAIDAEASEIFFRGNQLFDAGEYEAALASYDAVLRIDRGYAEAWANRGAALYQLNRHSAALRSFSRAVDLSPDLVIAWEGLGNVCAALDNPEEAAACYREVITLDPTAASAWAALGDALLELGMYQESQRAYEEAIALDRSYARIPFRDKDKTVRVEELTSPGDVSLLNRMLPVSVQAPIAAHWAIIAVFVIMVSGKGRLKR